The genomic window GGCGTGCGTCCACGGCACCAGCTGGTCGAGGACGGGGGCGAGCGAGGCGGCCTGCTGTGCGGTCGGGGTGAAGGTGGAGTAGTTCTCGAAGTCGGTGAACAGCGAGAACATGCCGGTCTTCTGCACGTGCGCCACCTGGAGTTCGGAGAGCATGCCGCGCAGGTGCTCGACGGCCCGGGCGCCGAAGGCGGAGCCGTAGCCGACGATGCCGGCGGCCTTGTTCGCGAACTCGGCGCTGAGGTAGGAGATGGCGTTCGCCAGGGCCGGGGTCACCGAGTGGTTGTACTCGCCGGTGACGAAGACGAAACCGTCGAACTCGGAGATCTTGGCGGACCAGGTCTTGGTGTGCTCGTGCTGGTAGTTCTGCATGCCCGCGGGGTAGGGCTCGTCGAGGACCGGCAGGGCGTAGTCGGCGATGTCGACCAGCTCGTAGTCGGCGTCACCGCGCTCCTGGGCCTGAGCCAGCACCCACTCGGCGACCTGTCGGTTGACGCGGCCGGGGCGGGTGGATCCGGTGATGACGGCGATCTTGACCATGGGTGACTCCTCGGGTCGACTTCGAACGGTATAGTTGATACTTCAACTATATTGCGGTGACTCCATGGTGGACCCATGTTGTTGAAATGTCAACTAGATGCGTGACGCATCGGCCTACCGGTCCGGCCGGACCGGTAGGCCGACGGGGTCGCTACTGGTCGCCGGCGGCGACGAGTGCCTCGAGCGTGAGCTCCGGCATTTCCTTCTGGATGTACTGCAACCGCCACTTGTCGCTGAACAGGGCGAGCAGGGCGCCGTCGGTGCGGGTGAACA from Prescottella sp. R16 includes these protein-coding regions:
- a CDS encoding NADPH-dependent FMN reductase; protein product: MVKIAVITGSTRPGRVNRQVAEWVLAQAQERGDADYELVDIADYALPVLDEPYPAGMQNYQHEHTKTWSAKISEFDGFVFVTGEYNHSVTPALANAISYLSAEFANKAAGIVGYGSAFGARAVEHLRGMLSELQVAHVQKTGMFSLFTDFENYSTFTPTAQQAASLAPVLDQLVPWTHAMKSVRESAMATA